The Actinomycetota bacterium genome window below encodes:
- a CDS encoding cytochrome P450 has product MTNADVWEQDIDVFGDSAVGDVRDPYPEFHRLQRLGPIHVVEAFGHPVNFVYGYDEVSRILSDSETFSSVVFEKSMVMVFGPTILAMDGHEHLAHRGLVASAFRLKALEDWKTKLIEPITERLIDAFVQRGEADLVREFNFRFPIQVIASMLGVPSEDSGLFLRRSIEMISIAVNVERGLAASAALRDYLAPIVEERRRNPQDDLISTLATAEIDGVRLPDENIYGFLRLLLPAGAETTYRLLGNVLFGLLTNPHQLEEVKADRSLIPDAIEEALRWEAPVQQTAREIMVDGVEIGGVAVPKGDSVIVSMGAANRDETKYEDPDRFDIHRQGPPHLAFGGGAHFCLGAHLGRLETTVALNAMLDRLEDLRLEPGDKDPHVHGSAFRSPTSLPVRFEPGV; this is encoded by the coding sequence GTGACCAACGCCGACGTCTGGGAACAAGACATCGACGTCTTCGGCGACTCGGCGGTCGGCGACGTGCGCGATCCGTATCCCGAGTTCCACCGGCTCCAGCGCCTCGGGCCGATCCACGTCGTGGAAGCGTTCGGCCACCCGGTGAACTTCGTCTACGGCTACGACGAGGTGTCGCGGATCCTCTCGGACTCCGAGACGTTCTCGTCGGTCGTGTTCGAGAAGTCGATGGTGATGGTCTTCGGACCGACGATCCTGGCGATGGACGGCCACGAGCACCTCGCCCATCGCGGGTTGGTGGCGAGTGCGTTCCGGCTGAAGGCCCTCGAGGACTGGAAGACCAAGCTCATCGAGCCGATAACCGAGCGGCTCATAGACGCGTTCGTCCAACGCGGCGAGGCCGATCTCGTACGCGAGTTCAACTTCCGGTTCCCGATCCAGGTGATCGCCAGCATGCTCGGCGTCCCCTCCGAGGACTCCGGCCTGTTCCTCCGGCGTTCGATAGAGATGATCTCGATCGCGGTCAACGTGGAGCGCGGGCTCGCCGCATCGGCGGCGTTGCGCGACTATCTCGCGCCGATCGTCGAGGAGCGGCGCCGCAACCCGCAGGACGACCTGATCAGCACCCTCGCCACAGCCGAGATCGACGGCGTGCGGCTACCCGACGAGAACATCTACGGGTTCCTGCGGCTGCTTTTGCCGGCCGGCGCGGAGACCACGTACCGGCTGCTCGGCAACGTGCTCTTCGGGCTGCTGACGAACCCGCACCAGCTGGAGGAGGTCAAGGCGGACCGGAGCCTCATCCCCGACGCGATCGAGGAAGCGCTGCGCTGGGAGGCCCCGGTCCAGCAAACCGCGCGCGAGATCATGGTCGACGGCGTCGAGATCGGCGGCGTCGCGGTGCCGAAGGGCGACTCGGTCATCGTCTCGATGGGTGCGGCGAACCGCGACGAGACCAAGTACGAGGACCCCGACCGGTTCGACATCCACCGCCAAGGGCCGCCCCATCTGGCCTTCGGCGGGGGCGCGCACTTCTGCCTGGGCGCTCACCTCGGCCGGCTCGAGACGACCGTCGCGCTCAACGCGATGCTCGACCGACTGGAGGATCTCCGCTTGGAGCCCGGCGACAAGGACCCGCACGTGCACGGATCGGCGTTCCGGTCGCCGACCTCGCTGCCCGTTCGGTTCGAGCCGGGAGTGTAA
- a CDS encoding cytochrome P450 yields MPDSPLVDELDPVVQNYGDLRDPYSGYARGRRDGVLHEDHLGIQVYRVYRHADVERVLRDGERFSARINGALMRPFLGETILEMDGPRHQQARGLIAHPFRPTVVKTWEENLIRPTAHEVIDRFAARGSAELVREFAWQFPVRVFAKLLGIPLTDYESWGRWAIDLERLSVDWDRGVAATKAVHDYFAPIIEQRRAEPNGDFVSELVTAELQGERLTEGLIHGFIRLLIPAGQSTTYRLVGTLMLAMLSHPEQLEAVRADRSLVHGAVEEALRWESPVQFAAREANEDTELAGIPIPKGAGVTSVLGSANRDPDRWDDPDRFDITRKHQGHVAFGEGAHMCLGAHLARLEAHVALNVVLDRLPDIRLDPAGDDPHWVGWAFRSPTSVPVLFSPS; encoded by the coding sequence TTCATGAGGATCACCTCGGCATCCAGGTCTATCGCGTGTACCGCCACGCCGACGTCGAGCGCGTCCTGCGCGACGGCGAGCGTTTCTCCGCCCGGATCAACGGCGCGCTGATGCGGCCATTCCTCGGCGAGACCATCCTCGAGATGGACGGCCCCCGGCACCAGCAGGCGCGCGGTCTGATCGCCCACCCGTTCCGGCCGACGGTCGTGAAGACCTGGGAGGAGAACCTGATCCGTCCCACCGCGCACGAGGTGATCGATCGCTTCGCTGCGCGGGGGAGCGCCGAGCTCGTGCGCGAGTTCGCCTGGCAGTTCCCCGTGCGGGTCTTCGCCAAGCTCCTCGGGATCCCGCTGACGGACTACGAGTCGTGGGGACGCTGGGCGATCGACCTCGAGCGGCTCTCCGTGGACTGGGACCGGGGCGTCGCCGCCACCAAGGCTGTCCACGACTACTTCGCGCCGATCATCGAGCAGCGCCGAGCCGAGCCGAACGGCGACTTCGTGAGCGAGCTCGTAACGGCGGAGCTCCAGGGCGAGCGTCTGACCGAGGGCTTGATCCACGGCTTCATCCGGCTCCTGATCCCCGCCGGGCAGAGCACGACCTACCGCCTCGTCGGGACGCTGATGCTCGCGATGCTGTCCCACCCCGAGCAGCTCGAGGCGGTGCGGGCCGACCGATCGCTCGTCCACGGCGCCGTCGAGGAGGCGCTGCGCTGGGAGTCGCCGGTGCAGTTCGCGGCCCGCGAGGCCAACGAGGACACCGAGCTCGCCGGGATCCCCATCCCGAAGGGCGCCGGCGTCACGTCCGTGCTCGGCTCTGCGAACCGAGACCCCGACCGCTGGGACGATCCGGATCGCTTCGACATCACCCGCAAGCACCAGGGCCACGTCGCGTTCGGCGAAGGAGCGCACATGTGTCTCGGCGCGCATCTCGCGAGGCTCGAGGCGCACGTGGCGCTCAACGTTGTGCTCGACCGGCTCCCCGACATCCGGCTGGATCCGGCCGGCGACGACCCGCACTGGGTCGGGTGGGCGTTCCGGTCGCCGACATCGGTGCCCGTGCTCTTCTCACCCAGTTGA